A window from Gottschalkiaceae bacterium SANA encodes these proteins:
- a CDS encoding HD domain-containing protein, with protein sequence MKINEWEEFLRSGLDGMKPRSGFAFVDGSFDERMHAHGVAYFCVMLAKKRGLNTKLAYCMGLLHDWGRIYGEDFTSSHGKTGAESLKEQVKAWGDFTHTEQAMLLDAIEFHSKKKRIDGPYAEILKDADLFERAFSLGDLRYEAHPKKEGRLLNVLEEFELQRNGKGS encoded by the coding sequence ATGAAAATAAATGAATGGGAAGAATTTCTTCGAAGTGGATTGGATGGAATGAAGCCACGAAGCGGATTTGCCTTTGTCGATGGCTCATTTGATGAACGAATGCATGCCCATGGAGTTGCTTATTTTTGTGTCATGCTGGCAAAGAAGCGCGGCCTTAATACCAAGCTGGCTTATTGCATGGGACTGCTTCATGATTGGGGACGGATTTATGGGGAAGACTTTACTTCTAGTCATGGCAAGACAGGAGCAGAAAGTCTAAAAGAGCAGGTTAAAGCTTGGGGTGATTTCACTCATACGGAGCAAGCTATGCTTTTAGACGCCATTGAGTTCCACTCGAAAAAGAAACGAATAGATGGTCCTTATGCTGAAATTTTAAAAGATGCTGATCTATTTGAGCGGGCCTTCTCTTTGGGTGATCTGAGATATGAGGCTCATCCAAAGAAAGAAGGACGCTTGTTGAATGTGCTAGAAGAGTTTGAATTGCAGAGAAATGGAAAGGGAAGCTGA
- a CDS encoding 2-dehydropantoate 2-reductase — MKQINKVGLIGLGAIGGIVAEKLARTKNLEFSVLADGKRIDRYLNNPISINNTPLYLEYLAPENAAPMDLILVAVKHHHLAATMETMKPFVGPDTILLSLMNGIVSEEILAASFPQATILPAMIVKIDAVREAGNVRFSLPGIIHFGHENPDHPAIKLVSDLFKKAGIEYHVPEDLDRDMWWKFMINVGINQVSAILQAPYQLFQTKELPNILVDAAMHEVIALAQAEGINLKADDVMEWKKVLMSLHPAMKTSMCQDMEAKRKTEVEAFAGVVIERAKKVGIKTPTNEMLFATIRSMELKNQMMAKSL; from the coding sequence ATGAAACAAATCAACAAAGTCGGCTTAATCGGCCTTGGGGCTATAGGTGGCATTGTCGCCGAAAAACTCGCTCGTACAAAAAACCTTGAATTTTCTGTTCTTGCCGATGGAAAGCGAATCGATCGATATTTGAACAATCCCATTTCGATCAACAACACGCCCTTGTATCTAGAATACTTGGCACCAGAAAATGCGGCTCCCATGGATCTCATTCTCGTTGCCGTCAAGCATCATCATCTGGCCGCAACTATGGAGACGATGAAACCCTTTGTCGGTCCCGATACCATTCTGCTGTCCCTGATGAACGGCATCGTCAGTGAAGAAATTTTGGCTGCATCCTTCCCTCAAGCGACCATTTTGCCCGCTATGATCGTCAAGATCGACGCAGTTCGAGAAGCTGGCAATGTGCGATTCTCTTTGCCTGGCATTATCCATTTCGGACATGAAAATCCCGATCACCCTGCCATAAAACTCGTATCCGATCTATTTAAGAAAGCCGGTATCGAATATCATGTGCCAGAAGATTTGGATCGCGATATGTGGTGGAAATTTATGATCAATGTCGGAATCAACCAGGTATCTGCCATCCTGCAAGCACCTTATCAGCTCTTTCAAACGAAAGAACTTCCCAATATCTTGGTCGATGCGGCCATGCATGAAGTGATCGCTCTGGCACAAGCGGAGGGCATCAACTTAAAGGCAGATGACGTGATGGAGTGGAAAAAAGTCTTAATGTCCCTTCACCCAGCCATGAAAACTTCCATGTGCCAGGATATGGAGGCCAAACGAAAAACAGAAGTGGAAGCCTTTGCAGGTGTCGTCATTGAACGCGCAAAAAAGGTCGGCATAAAAACGCCGACCAATGAAATGCTCTTCGCCACCATTCGATCCATGGAACTGAAAAATCAAATGATGGCTAAATCTCTATAA
- a CDS encoding ABC transporter ATP-binding protein, with protein MIQLEKLTKVYEQGEIRVEALKDIDLHVKKGDFMAIMGPSGSGKSTLMNVLGCLDQATSGVYWIDGTHVEDLTENELSDVRNQKIGFIFQSFNLLPKLNAQQNVELPMVYAGKSTKERDQRAKKALEQVGLGDRGKHRPSEMSGGQRQRVAIARALATDPAILLADEPTGNLDSKSTEEIIGLFKALHEEGRTIIMVTHEPDVAKHCSRVIVIKDGEIVDDYRNQEGKRI; from the coding sequence ATGATTCAATTGGAAAAATTAACCAAGGTCTATGAACAAGGTGAGATTCGTGTAGAAGCCTTGAAAGATATTGATCTTCATGTGAAAAAAGGTGATTTCATGGCGATTATGGGACCTTCTGGTTCTGGAAAGTCGACTTTAATGAATGTATTGGGATGTTTGGATCAAGCCACATCGGGTGTGTATTGGATTGATGGAACCCATGTTGAGGACCTGACAGAAAATGAATTGTCCGATGTACGGAATCAAAAAATCGGATTTATCTTTCAATCTTTTAATCTTTTGCCTAAACTTAATGCGCAACAAAATGTTGAGTTACCCATGGTTTATGCAGGAAAATCGACTAAGGAACGAGACCAACGTGCAAAAAAAGCCTTGGAGCAAGTTGGCCTTGGAGATCGTGGCAAACATCGACCCTCAGAAATGTCGGGCGGACAGCGTCAGCGGGTTGCTATTGCACGCGCTTTGGCAACGGATCCTGCCATTCTTCTTGCTGATGAACCAACTGGAAACTTAGACTCAAAGTCAACAGAAGAAATCATTGGGTTATTTAAAGCCTTGCATGAAGAGGGACGCACCATTATTATGGTTACTCATGAACCGGATGTTGCCAAGCATTGTTCTCGCGTGATTGTTATTAAAGATGGTGAGATTGTTGACGATTATCGAAATCAGGAGGGAAAACGCATATGA
- a CDS encoding ABC transporter permease — MKELFRIALSSIWSNKMRSILTMLGIIIGISSVVTIVSIGDGTKANMNDQLSDLSGNNFQVYINYRLDSDVYDKAMITRDDIAALQTKFQAETLEIAPDSSVSGEIVGNLEKAGANFRGSSSGTMKMSKATIIEGRDLLDEERVNKKNVVVIDERLAKDLFPGQSAIGQTLFLQLNDMSTGFQVVGVYTQKDQRSETYGGFIPIGTAQKILNQTQYGSLNIYPAEGQSTDVLSTRIVKFLESRHDAEGQSFYMVYSPKAAMASVNDVLSKVTLLIAAIAGIALLVGGIGVMNIMLVSVTERIREIGIRKALGAKRHHILIQFLIESVLLTLMGGIIGAVLGMGLAAVACTLMKVPRVISTDAILYASAFSIAIGLFFGIYPANQAAKLSPIEALRHE; from the coding sequence ATGAAAGAGTTATTTAGGATTGCTTTAAGTTCCATTTGGTCCAATAAAATGCGTTCGATTCTGACTATGCTTGGCATTATTATTGGTATTTCTTCCGTCGTGACTATTGTCTCTATCGGCGATGGAACAAAAGCGAATATGAATGATCAACTTTCCGACTTGAGTGGGAATAATTTTCAGGTTTATATAAATTATCGATTGGATTCAGATGTCTATGATAAGGCGATGATTACAAGAGATGATATTGCTGCTTTGCAGACCAAGTTTCAAGCAGAAACCTTAGAGATTGCTCCAGACAGCAGTGTATCGGGTGAAATCGTCGGTAATCTTGAAAAAGCGGGTGCAAACTTTCGTGGTTCGTCGTCGGGTACAATGAAAATGTCAAAAGCAACAATCATTGAGGGGCGAGATCTCTTGGATGAGGAACGTGTGAATAAAAAAAATGTGGTTGTTATTGACGAACGATTGGCGAAAGATCTATTCCCGGGTCAATCGGCGATTGGACAAACTTTATTTTTACAGTTAAATGATATGAGCACAGGCTTTCAAGTGGTGGGGGTCTATACCCAAAAAGATCAACGTTCAGAGACCTATGGCGGCTTTATTCCTATTGGAACGGCCCAAAAGATCTTGAATCAAACGCAATATGGATCGCTAAATATCTATCCGGCAGAAGGACAAAGTACGGATGTATTGAGTACAAGGATAGTCAAATTTTTAGAAAGCCGTCATGATGCGGAAGGGCAAAGTTTCTACATGGTTTATAGTCCGAAAGCGGCTATGGCATCGGTGAATGACGTGTTAAGCAAGGTTACCCTTTTGATCGCAGCTATTGCGGGAATCGCACTTTTAGTCGGTGGAATTGGCGTGATGAATATTATGTTGGTTTCCGTAACGGAACGGATTCGAGAGATCGGTATACGGAAAGCTCTTGGTGCGAAACGTCATCATATTCTGATTCAGTTCTTAATTGAATCGGTGCTTTTAACCTTGATGGGTGGGATTATTGGAGCGGTATTGGGCATGGGACTTGCTGCCGTTGCCTGTACTTTGATGAAGGTACCAAGGGTGATATCAACAGATGCAATCCTATATGCGTCGGCTTTTTCTATCGCAATTGGTTTGTTCTTTGGGATCTATCCGGCCAATCAAGCAGCGAAACTAAGTCCAATTGAAGCCTTGCGTCATGAGTAG
- a CDS encoding FAD-binding oxidoreductase, whose product MTDELLRFDQEQIQGFLQDESKCTGWAESISFPETEEEIQALVALCQGKHLSLTIQGNLTGICGGAVPQGGHILNLSKMNRILEFKLEEGLVRVEPGLLLQDLNQALRKKQREKALFFPPDPTEALASIGGMAACNASGAGSYFYGATRNYVHGIRMVTAQGILHVRRGEKTQEALLQELGEPEGSFLLEKKVLGKNVAGYDWQPNGDAVDLLLSSEGSLGIISELELRLMPVPMQKMGILFFFRENELAIEFVRWIRGENVDWLEERPVGGPIAIEYMNQSAFQIVKEFRELKPELKRFQQIPHAVEAGVYLEFHEESEEKIEQVAEQLLGLNDHFNMVEGQEWCAFDEESLEQIRVFRHAVPECANLRMVERKTKESRLRKLGTDFAVPNDKLKACMIMYQQGLDQLGIDSLIFGHIGDNHLHINFLPKTWEEAEKSQLLIAEWESQVIAWRGTITAEHGVGRTKRSAFQRMYSSKDVQIMKSIKERFDPEGIFNPGVIFDAKKPAKKNAGA is encoded by the coding sequence ATGACGGATGAGTTGTTGCGATTTGATCAGGAACAGATTCAAGGATTTTTACAAGATGAGTCGAAATGTACGGGTTGGGCAGAGTCCATCTCTTTTCCTGAAACCGAGGAAGAAATTCAAGCTCTAGTGGCTCTTTGTCAGGGCAAGCATCTTTCCCTTACTATTCAAGGGAATCTAACAGGGATTTGTGGCGGTGCAGTACCGCAAGGTGGGCATATTCTTAATCTTTCCAAGATGAACCGAATCCTGGAATTTAAGTTAGAGGAAGGTTTGGTGAGGGTGGAACCAGGGCTTCTTTTGCAAGATCTCAATCAAGCCTTGCGGAAAAAGCAAAGAGAAAAGGCGCTTTTCTTTCCGCCGGATCCTACGGAAGCTTTGGCGAGTATCGGGGGTATGGCAGCCTGCAATGCTTCGGGAGCAGGTTCCTATTTTTATGGGGCAACACGTAATTATGTGCATGGAATTCGCATGGTAACGGCGCAGGGTATTTTGCACGTGAGGCGAGGAGAGAAAACACAAGAGGCCTTATTGCAGGAATTGGGCGAGCCAGAGGGATCTTTTTTACTGGAAAAGAAAGTCTTGGGCAAAAATGTTGCCGGTTATGACTGGCAACCCAATGGAGATGCGGTGGATTTACTGCTGAGTTCGGAAGGAAGCTTAGGGATTATTTCGGAGCTTGAATTGCGTTTGATGCCAGTGCCTATGCAAAAAATGGGTATTCTTTTCTTTTTTCGTGAGAATGAGCTTGCCATTGAATTTGTTCGTTGGATACGGGGAGAGAATGTTGATTGGCTTGAGGAAAGACCTGTGGGTGGACCGATTGCGATTGAGTATATGAATCAATCAGCCTTTCAAATTGTGAAGGAATTTCGTGAGCTTAAACCGGAGTTGAAACGCTTTCAGCAGATTCCACACGCAGTAGAAGCGGGTGTTTACCTAGAGTTTCATGAAGAATCGGAAGAGAAAATCGAGCAAGTGGCAGAACAATTGCTTGGCTTGAATGATCATTTTAATATGGTAGAGGGTCAGGAATGGTGCGCCTTTGATGAAGAGAGCCTGGAACAGATTCGCGTTTTCCGCCATGCTGTACCAGAATGTGCAAATCTTCGCATGGTGGAGCGAAAAACCAAAGAGTCTAGACTGAGAAAGTTGGGTACAGACTTTGCTGTTCCCAATGATAAACTGAAGGCGTGTATGATCATGTATCAACAAGGCCTTGATCAGTTGGGGATTGATTCATTGATTTTCGGTCATATTGGGGATAACCATCTTCATATTAATTTCTTGCCAAAGACTTGGGAGGAAGCGGAAAAAAGTCAATTGCTGATCGCGGAATGGGAATCGCAAGTCATTGCCTGGCGGGGAACCATTACGGCTGAGCATGGTGTGGGCCGCACCAAGCGATCAGCCTTTCAGCGCATGTACTCATCGAAAGACGTGCAAATCATGAAATCCATCAAGGAACGATTTGATCCAGAAGGGATTTTCAATCCGGGTGTCATTTTTGACGCAAAAAAACCCGCAAAGAAAAATGCGGGTGCTTGA
- a CDS encoding class I SAM-dependent methyltransferase gives MEYGKSFYDHFMHPLERNGLADARRYLIPKAKGHVLEIGPGSGINLRYYLFDQIDSLSLFDQRIQPTIASFSFPETLPLVQTIGTVESLPYEDDSFDTVIACLVFCSVPDAQKGLKEIQRVLKPGGSYLFIEHILSDGPVLASAMQLITPIWKQIAKGCHLNRRTDQRIDELELIPIETHYFMRRSFVWGIANK, from the coding sequence ATGGAATACGGAAAAAGTTTCTATGATCACTTTATGCACCCGCTCGAAAGAAATGGACTGGCAGATGCCAGAAGATATTTAATACCCAAAGCAAAGGGTCATGTACTAGAAATCGGACCGGGTTCGGGTATTAATCTTCGCTACTACCTCTTTGATCAAATTGATTCCTTATCGCTCTTTGATCAGCGTATCCAACCCACCATTGCATCTTTTAGCTTCCCAGAAACACTACCCCTCGTCCAAACAATCGGCACTGTAGAATCACTTCCTTACGAAGACGATTCCTTTGATACCGTCATCGCCTGTCTGGTTTTTTGCTCTGTACCAGACGCACAAAAAGGGCTTAAAGAAATTCAACGCGTATTAAAACCCGGTGGTTCCTATTTATTTATCGAACACATCCTTTCGGATGGTCCTGTCTTGGCTTCCGCCATGCAGCTGATTACACCGATTTGGAAGCAAATCGCAAAGGGTTGTCATTTGAATCGAAGAACCGATCAACGCATTGACGAACTTGAATTAATCCCGATAGAAACGCACTATTTTATGCGCCGAAGTTTTGTTTGGGGCATTGCAAATAAATAA